GTTAGCAAAGGTGTACATAACGGAGATAACGACGATTGCATTCCTGAATCACCAAAGCGCGAAGGGAGAACTAATTTGCGATCTATATTTTCTCGCTGTTTTCAATCAACATATGTGCCAGTGGAACCTTCAACAAGTGGACAAATATTTGCACTTGATTCGGACacagaataataaaaataaaattccatatTATAACatccttaatattttttatttatgaaagttTAGTATTTGATATCCGGTACAAAATTGCTTGCAAAAATATCTTTATGTTTTTCATGCAGTTGCTTCATACTGACCTGAGAAGTTTTCAAAGAGCATAAAACTGACTGCATAgttacctgaaaataaaaaaaatgttttatgtatCATAAGAAATATAGTGTCTAAACAAACTTTGCTGAAAGCTTTTACACAAAAGTTCTTCGAAATAATCTGTCAAaatgacttaaaaaattaattaatgaaatggaaaacaaaacatttttcacagtttttattccggaaaagcagaaaatgttttattttatttgaggaTTTTAGAGAAACTTTAACCAAATCGCTTTTTTGCTATGGAAATAAATTAACTTTagagtattttaaataattgaactTATTTTCTCCATAACacacaatatatttattgtttacaatttttttgaaatatttaatgcttATGAAACAAAGCTAGTATTTGAGTTTACTAAATTGCCATTTGTGTCACCAACGTAGTAAACAGAATACTATGATACTTTTACTATGGCATTGTTACTACATGTCTGTCTCGGGTATTAGCTATTTAaggaaaattcattttttttatttctccttGCAGGGAAACCGTCAAAACCCGAATacgtaaaaaatttgttttagtaTATTTctcacaaaatattgaattccAAAACTAGCATCtggataaaattaaaaaaaaactcgcttcattaaatttaataactcTTTGTTAAAACTATTAAAGAAGTACTCACTATCGATACATtattctcatatacatatgtacatatatgaatctAGTTattgcaatatacatatttatcttttcttgttagttaatttaaaaaatttggttgtactaaaaaattcgtccagataaaaattaaaatagatttttttttaaatgttaaccaaagtttattttaaaaaaagattacTTTTTTACCTGTGATTTTATGAGATGTTGATCAATATTTAGCAAATGTTTAGACgcatttgttataaaattctttACAAACATAGACATTCCCTTATAAATTGCAATGTTATTATCGACTGAAAATAATGTTGAAAGTTGAGAATTGGATATAGTTCGGTTTATGGAATTAATACTTAATTTTCGTTGcagcaaattatttttgtagcGTGATTCTGTCATAACGTTATCATTTCCAAATGTTGGTAACTTTTTTTCGAACAAATCTacagaaaaatatgtatatt
This genomic stretch from Bactrocera dorsalis isolate Fly_Bdor chromosome 5, ASM2337382v1, whole genome shotgun sequence harbors:
- the LOC105224255 gene encoding biogenesis of lysosome-related organelles complex 1 subunit 3 (The sequence of the model RefSeq protein was modified relative to this genomic sequence to represent the inferred CDS: added 103 bases not found in genome assembly), producing the protein MTEPVRGEASESDEETHIKIFASEVPGEATESDEDLFEKKLPTFGNDNVMTESRYKNNLLQRKLIDNNIAIYKGMSMFVKNFITNASKHLLNIDQHLIKSQVTMQSVLCSLKTSQVSMKQLHEKHKDIFASNFVPDIKY